From Hartmannibacter diazotrophicus, a single genomic window includes:
- a CDS encoding LysR family transcriptional regulator: MSINCEILDLRAFLSVVELENFHRAAEALNLSQPALSRRIQKLEQVIGAPLLERTTRHVSVTAVGIELMPLVRRMLEEFDGSLFAVRDISPTRGGLVTIACLPTAAFYFLPTVIRQFNQEFPNIRFRILDLPATDGLQAVARGEVEFGINIMGTSDPDLTFERLVEDPFVLAARKDHPLAEKVVVGWKDLEPYQLITVHRSSGNRTLLDAALAKSNIKLRWFYEVTHLSTSLGLVEAGLGISVLPRMATPREDHPFLVTRPIGNPEISRTIGVVRRRGGTLSPAAERFLNMLMGVWREE, encoded by the coding sequence ATGAGCATTAATTGCGAAATACTGGACCTTCGCGCCTTCCTCAGCGTCGTGGAACTGGAGAATTTTCACCGCGCCGCGGAAGCCCTCAATCTTTCCCAACCGGCATTGAGCCGCCGCATCCAGAAGCTGGAGCAGGTGATTGGCGCTCCGCTCCTGGAACGCACGACGCGGCATGTGTCCGTCACGGCGGTTGGCATCGAACTGATGCCGCTCGTCCGGCGCATGCTCGAAGAGTTCGATGGCTCGCTTTTCGCAGTTCGCGACATCAGCCCCACCCGCGGCGGTCTGGTGACGATCGCTTGCCTGCCGACGGCAGCGTTCTATTTTCTTCCGACTGTCATTCGCCAGTTCAATCAAGAGTTTCCGAACATCCGGTTTCGGATTCTTGACTTGCCGGCGACAGATGGGCTGCAAGCTGTCGCGAGGGGAGAGGTGGAGTTCGGGATCAACATCATGGGAACGTCCGATCCGGATCTGACCTTCGAACGGCTGGTCGAGGACCCCTTCGTTCTCGCAGCCCGAAAGGATCACCCACTGGCTGAGAAAGTCGTGGTCGGCTGGAAGGATCTGGAACCCTACCAGTTGATCACGGTGCACAGATCGAGCGGCAACAGGACGTTGCTGGATGCGGCTCTGGCCAAGTCAAACATCAAGCTTCGCTGGTTTTACGAAGTCACCCACCTTTCCACCTCGCTCGGTCTGGTCGAAGCGGGCCTCGGCATATCTGTTCTGCCGCGAATGGCGACCCCGCGAGAAGATCATCCGTTCCTCGTGACACGCCCGATCGGCAATCCCGAAATATCGCGCACGATCGGCGTGGTTCGCCGCCGCGGAGGAACTTTGTCACCAGCGGCTGAGCGCTTTCTGAATATGCTGATGGGCGTTTGGCGAGAAGAGTGA